CTGCGGCGCTAAACGGAACACGAGCAGCGGCTTCGACGGCCGGACCATCCACTTGGACGTTTTCAGCAGTTGAAAAGTAAGCACTTTCCCGCACTCCAGTTTCGACCCGAGTCGGTTCTTCGAGGGGACGTGGAACCGCCCTGACCGGGGTGGCCTGGAAAAAGTCGTCGTCGAAGACAGAGGCAGGCACAGGGACCAGCTCTGGTGCTTTTGCCTGGGGCTCGGGTGTAAAGGCTATCTCTTTCGGTTCGGCTGCAAGCGGTCTTGGTTCTGGTTTTGCGGGCTCTTCGCTGAGAAACTTCGGCATGGTGGGACGGGAAACAGAGATGCGGGGTTCGATCGGCATCTCGTAACGGACTGTGGGGAGGGTCGCCTCGGCCAGCATCCTTTCACGGCGCGCAGGCATCTCCTGTTGCTTGAATCCTGTGGCGATGACGGTGATCTTTACCTCTTCACCCATCGACTCATCCTGAACGGCACCGAAGATGATGTTCGCGTCTTCATGCGCGGCGTTTTGGATGATCGTCGAGGCTTCGTTGACCTCGTTGAGTTTCAGACTGCTCGATCCGGTAATGTTGATCAGAATGCCTCTAGCTCCATCGATTGCACCAGATTCCAGAAGAGGAGAGGCCATCGCAGCCATGGCTGCTTCTACGGCGCGATTCTGTCCCGCACGCACGGCTGTACCCATGACGGCATAGCCCATTCCGGCCATCGTCGTCTTGACGTCGGCAAAGTCGCGGTTGATCACGCCGGGGATGGTGATGATGTCTGAGATGCCCTGAACGCCCTGCCGCAAGACATCGTCGGCAATGCGGAAGCTTTCGAAGAAGCCCGCGTCTTTCGCGACTGCCAGCAACTTCTCGTTGGGGATGACGATGACGGTATCGACGGATTCGAGCAGTTCCTGCAGGCCGCGTTCGGCCTGCGTCATACGGCGCTTGCCTTCAAAGCCAAAGGGCCGGGTGACTACGGCGACAGTCAAGGCACCCATTTCGCTGGCAAGCGAGGCAATCACAGGAGCTGCACCGGTACCGGTTCCTCCGCCCAGGCCGGCGGTAACGAAGACCATGTCCGCGCCTTCGAGAGCCTCGATGATTTTGTCGGAATCTTCCAGTGCAGCTCGTCGACCTACATCGGGATTTGCGCCTGCTCCCAGACCGCTGGTGAGCTTGACGCCAAGCTGCAATTTCACAGGAGCGAGCGATGTCGTGAGAGCCTGCACGTCCGTATTCGCCGCGATAAACTCGACGCCTTCGACCTTGGCCGCGATCATACGGTTCACGGCGTTATTTCCGCCTCCACCGACGCCGATGACCTTGATCTTCGCGCCACGGGGAACTTCGTCGTGATAGTGGATACGGATATCGTCTTCAGGCAGATTCGACATAAGATGCAGTGCTCCTTCGTTACCAATTCTCACATCATCGCAGTCGCAAAACATCCGCGTTTTCCACCCCCCGTACCATCGTTGGTTCAGCCAGGAGAGGATGATTTGTTTTCAGGTCGTTGAGGCGACCTTTTCTTCGATAGAACGACTCCTCCTTCGGAAGGGGGAGGGAGAGGCAGCAAAAGTTTTCCTGAGGGGGCGTTGTCGGAAATAAAAACGGAATTAGGGCGCAGCTGATTTTAGAGTTGACGTGTGTGTAGAATTAGTTCTACATTGCAGAGGTAATGGCGATTGGAGAATTTGAGTATCTGCTGCTCGCAGTTGCGAGTTCCTTGGGGGAGGATGCTTATGGTGCATCGATCCGGAAGCGACTGATGGCCTATGGATACCCGCGATCCGTTGGAGCGATACAGACTGGTCTTGACCGGTTAGAGAAGAAGGGTCTCATTACAACTCGACTGGGAGAACCCACTGCGGAACGCGGAGGCCGAGCCAAGAGAATGGTCCAAGTTACGACAGCAGGCACGAAGGCAGCCGTTGAGTTTTACGACATGATTCACACTGCCAGCTGTGGTGTGCAGTGGATGGAGAACATGCGGTGAACCGATTTCTGTTTTCGCTAGTTCGGCTATTACCCCCTTCTGACCGCGAAGTGGTGTTAGGTGATCTATGCGAATGCGAGGCAACAAAAACAGAAATCTTCCTCAATCTCTCCGAGTTGGTCTTGCTACGCACTTTACAGCCATATGCTGATTGGAGAGTGTGGGCCTGCCTGGGACTTATACCGTTTCTCGCAATGCTCCATATGGGAATCGGCATTGCATTGGCAACCCAGTTCCGGCATTGGCACATGAGCAATTACGGCGGCACATCGCCATTCCTAGCAGAAGTCTTCCGTTTGAGCCTCCTATTATTAACAACTTCTGTGACATCGAGCATGTCAGCTGTTTTGATGGCTCGTCGTACGCCAATTGTATTGTTGTTTGCAGCCCTGTTGCCGACCATGCTTTGTTTTTATCAATACCATCAAGCTGTTGGAGCTTCATCCTTCTGCATACTTTTCTTTCTACTGCCAGCAATTGGTGGGGTATGGCTTGCTTTCCGAAGGCTACATCCGTGGTTTCTCTGGTTCACGACGGCCGCTCTCTTCCTGGCTCTCGTGACGGATCCGCGTCTCGCCAATAACAGATCGACATTGCTCAACGCGTCTCTTCTGATGTTGCCCGCACTCTACTGCTCGTTCACGCTGAATTATCGAGGCCGCAATGCTCCTGCATAACGGAATACACAGGCTGCCAACGCTCCTGGTTCTAGTGTTTGCCTGTCACTTTGCTTTCGCACTCGATGAGGGGACTGTTATTGAGCGGCAGATCCAATCGACGAGTTTGAAGCAAAACAAGATTGGTACCGACACTGTAAGAAGATTGGCGATTTACCTGCCACCCGGTTATGAAGTCTCCCATCAGCGATATCCCGTAATCTATGTTCTTCAAAACGGAAGCTATCGTGGGGATTTCGATCAGCATCACGCATCCGCGGTCTTCGATCAGGCGATTGCGAAAGATGTCATTCCCCCTTCCATTGTCGTTGCGGCGGATTTCTCCACGCCATTGGGACCTTCCTGGTACGTGAATTCACCTATAACAGGCAATTGGGACGACTTCGCTGTTAAGGAACTCGTGCCATATGTCGATGCGAATTTTCGTACGCTGACCAGCAGGTCTTCACGAGCCATTATCGGTAGCTACTTAGGTGGATATGGGGCCCTTCGATTGGGCATATTGCATCCTGATATTTTCGGTACCGTTTATGCCATGCATCCAGTAGGAACAGGTTCCGGTGTTCAGGTGTTTACTGCTCGCCCAGATTGGGCGCTGCTTATGAGTGCGATGTCAATCGATCAGGTAAAGAATGCAGGATTCTCAACTCTTTTTCTCACGATGTTTCAGGCTTTTCTTCCGAACGAGACCAATGCTCCTCTGTATGCCGATCTTCCAATGAAGGGCTCGTCCGGCTCTTATGCTGTCGACACAGAGCGAATGAAGATATTGCGATCACGGTTCTTCATCTCGGAGCTTGTTCCTCAACATCTTGAACAAATCAAAGAGCTGGGAGCCATCAAGATGGACTGGTCACGAAACGATGCGATTTATGACCATATTTATTCGAACCAGGCGTTTACCCATCTTCTTAACGAATATGGAATCGAACACGAAGCCGAGGAATTCAATGGAGTGGGTGATCCATACTGGGGAAAGCAGTCAAGAATGCTGAAAGAAGTCTTGCCGTTTCTCGCGGAACATTTGCAAACCGATTCGAAATAATACGATTCGTGCAAACTAAGAACATGCTTTTCACATTTGATTGACCATAAGCAGATTTATCGGTATCAGTTGGAAGTCATTTTCGGATTAGTATCGATAGACGCCGATCGATCAAATCGCGCTTAGAGAGGACCGCAGGATGCGAAAAGGATTCACGAGGCGACCGAAAGCAGAGGCGCCGACGGTGAACCACGACAAAAACTACATCACTCCAGGCGGAATCGAACGCCTGAAAGCTGAGCGCCACTTTTTGCTCACCCGGGATCGCCCGGCCGTAGTGGAGGTCGTAGCGTGGGCTGCAGGCAACGGGGATCGTAGTGAGAACGCCGACTATCAGTACAGCAAGCGGCGACTACGTCAGATCGATGGACGAGTTCGCTTTCTGACCAAGCGAATCGAAGCCGCGGAGGTGGTCGATCCGGAAGCCCCGAGAACGGGGCAGCGGGCGACAAGGGCGTTTTTTGGAGCCACCGTGCGCTTTGCGAATGTCGCGGGGGCAGAGCGAGTGGTGAGCATCGTCGGCACAGATGAAGTCAATCTCGACCGCAACCACATCAGTTGGGCTTCCCCCCTGGGGCGCGCATTAATGAAAGCGGCAGAGGACGACGAAGTGGTTCTTCATGCGCCGGGCGGCACTGAAGTCCTAACCGTGCTGGAAGTACGGTACGAGCGCATCTCCGTAGAACCGTTCCGCGAACCACCTGAGTCCGAAGTCTAGATCAAGCGACGATAAACACCGTTGTCGCCATAATGAATTACTGATTACCGAGATAGATATCGCCAATTCCGGACCCCTTGTGGGGATTATCAGGCCAACTATGAACCTGATGGCGGAATTTTCGAAATGGCTGGAGACGGACGAAGAGGTTCTTTTCTCTTGGGAATAACGAAGTCTGTCAGGTGCTCCTGTGAACTGCATGAAGCTGCGGCCAGAACTAAAAACATTCCAAAATAATCTTTCGTTTGTCGAATTCCGGTCTGGCCGTTCGTTGTATTAGTGAAGGCCGGATAAGTGATCCGCCTGAAAGATCATTTATAGGAGAAGCCATGCCGCAATATCTGGTTGCGATTCATCATCCCGACAACTATGACCCGTCCGTGGAAACGGAAGAGATGGGCCGCGATATCGATGTGCTCAACGAAGAGATGAATGCTGCTGGTGCCAGGTTTTTTGCCGGGGGCCTGCAATCGGCTCTCCGCGCGAAATCATTACGTAAGCAGTCCGGTGGAGAGGTGCTTATTACCGATGGACCCTACCTTGAGACCAAGGAACACATTGGCGGTTTTTGGATCCTCCAGTGCGCCAATATGGATGAGGCCGTGGCGTGGGGGCGCAAAGCCGTTGTCGCCTGCCGTTCATCGGTCGAGGTGCGCGAGTTCCACTTCCGTCCACAGAATGATAGCCGGGCTTAGAAAAGGAGACTCAAATGAGAAAGCTCAAAATCATCGAACACATCTCTTTGGATGGCGTAATCCAGCACTCCGCTGATGACAACGATTTTCCCTACAGCGACTGGACCGCGCCCTATCGGACCCCCGCTGGCAGAGATGCCGTCCTCGCAGCGCATGGCGGAAATTTCGATCTGCTGCTTGGCCGCCGCACCTACGATTCCTGGTCGGTCTACTGGCCGAAGGTGCCGAGCAGTCCTCTGTCTGACGGCCTCAACGCAGCGAAGAAATACATCGCAACCCATCGACCGGAAAGCCTTGAATGGGGCCCGTTCGAGGGCCTTGGACCGGACATCGTCGAGGGAGTTCATCGCATCAAGTCGCAGGACGGTCCGGACCTAATCCTATGGGGTAGTTCAACGCTGGTATCAGTGTTGCTCGAACGTGGGCTCGCGGATGAAGTCCTGCTGCTTGTCTATCCGGTTCTACTTGGCACGGGCAAGCGCTTTTTTGCGGAGGGAACGCCGGCACGCTCCTTCGAACTCATCAGCACGAAAGCAATGCCGTCCGGCATCGTCCTCAATCACTACAAGGTCGCCGGACCTTTGAAAACCACATAGATTAAAGCCCGTACTATGAGCACTATAGCCTGTTGAGAACTTCCCCTTGACCTTGGGAAAAAGCAGGGCTAGGCTCGTTATATCAAGGCGAATAAATGGCGAAAATACTCAACACCGCTGAGCCACTTTTTCCCATCCTGAATCAGCCCTCCGCCAGGTTGCTTACAGGAATCGCCCGACACGCCTTCGAGGCGACACATGCGGATGACGGCCACCTGATTGAGTTCCGTGCTCTCAAGGTGCGCAGCATCCTCAGCCGTGTCGCCTCGAAGCGCTTAAACTGGATGGCCTGGGGGATCAATCCCTATCGCGGGTGTGAGTTTGCCTGCCGCTATTGCTACGCCCGTTATACCCACGAATTCATGGCTCCGGCACCGGGACAGCCTCAGCCGGTAGGACAGCCTGATTTTCGTGATCCCATTACCTTCGAGCGCCTCATCTTCCTTAAGCAGAACGCCGCCTGGCTTTTGGAACAGGAGCTACGCCGTCATCATCCGGCTGACCATATCGCAATCGGAACCGCCACCGATCCATGGCAGCCAATCGAACGTCGCGCCCGCATCACCCGCAGTCTGCTGGAGGTCTTCGGCCGCCATGCAGGCTACAACATTGGAATCGTCACTAAGTCTCGTCTCATTCTCCGCGACACGGACCTGTTACAAGAGATCAATCGACGTAACCGTCTCACCGTTCACATCACCATCACAACGCCGGATGCGGAACTTGCGCGCAAGCTGGAGCCGCGCGCTCCTCGACCCGATCTTCGCCTGGATACGGTTCGCCGCCTTCGCCAGGCGGGTATCGCCACGGGAATTCTCTGCTCGCCGCTGCTGCCGGGAATTACCGACACCGAAGAGGCCATCGATCGCATGGCCCGGCACGCAGCTGAAGCTAACGCGAGTTTCTTTGCTGCGAGTCCGCTGTTTCTTAAGCCGTGCTCCCGTCCTACCTATCTGAGCTTTGTTCGGGAGCACTTTCCTCATCTTGAAGCGGACTATCATCGCCGGTTCGATCATGCCGACTTTGCTTCGCGGAATTATGCACAACACCTGAGCCGGATCGTTGCAGAGGCGCGTGAACGTTACGGACTCAATCGCCGTTGGAGAGATGATCCCGAGGAGTCGAGTGAGTCAGACAACATTTCACTGTTCGCTCAGAACACTTCTTCCGCGGTAGATCCACGTCCTCGTGATCCCGCGCTCCAGGCACCGCCGCTACGGAAGTCAGCGATGTCTGCCAGGGTGGCTACGCAACAACGTCTCTTCGCCTGAGGCTTTCGGTCATTACGTCTGTCAATTCCAGCGCACACGCATCTCGCGCTCGTCACCGCCATTTTCGCCATGTGCCATCGCAATCTCGGCGTCCATCCGTGAGACGATGCTCTCGAAGCGCTCCCCCCATTCGACCAGGACCAAAGCATCCGGCTCGGAGATCATCTCTTCCAGCCCAAGTGTGGCCAACTCACGCTCGGTTTCCAGACGATACAGATCGAGATGGTAGATCTTTACCTTTGGTCCGTTGTATTCATGCACCAGCGTAAAGGTGGGTGAGGTGACATCTTCTTCGGTGGCGGCACCGAGAGAAGCCGCGATTCCTTTGACCAGGGTTGTCTTTCCTGTACCGAGTTCGCCTCGCAACACCACCAGCTTTGGTGTAGGTAAAAGAATTTCAGCGATCCTTTCAGCGAGTGCCAGCGTGCCCGTGACGCTGCGGGTACGGAATCTCTTTTCCAACGAAAACTCTTTAGTCAATATTTATCCTTATTGATCATTTATCTTTATTTATCCTTCTTCTTTCGGACACTTTTATCTTTCTTCCCTCAGCGTAGCCCGCAGATCCAGACCAACCCATCCTCGTCCTTTACGCGATAGCGGAAGGCATTCGAGAGATGCATCACTGTGTCGGTTGCCAGCACGGTGTGCTCGTCCATCTCCCGTACTGCGAAGTCTGCCGCGAGGCCATGCAGATAGACCGCTGTTTCAACTGCATGTGCTACATCATCAGGATATTGCGCCAGCATTGCAGCAACGATTCCTGTCAGGATATCGCCGCTTCCTCCCTTGGACATGGCCGGGTTTCCTGTTGTGTTCACGGCGATTCGCCCATCGGGATGCGCAACTAATGTTCTCCAGCCTTTGAGCACCAGCGTCAGCTTGTGTTCGGTTGCGAATTTGCGCGCCAGGCTGATGCGGTCGGCTTCGACGTCCTTCACGGTCAGTCCGGCGAGTCGCGCCATCTCTCCGGGATGGGGCGTCAGCACCAGCGTTCTGCCAGCTCCATTCAGCAGTTCATCTTTTCCGTCGAATGCATTCAGTCCATCGGCGTCGATCACGATGGGCAGCGTCGTCTTCTCCAGCAGCTCTCGCGCTACGGCACTTGCTTCGCCTCGCTGCGAGAGTCCAGGGC
This portion of the Edaphobacter sp. 4G125 genome encodes:
- the ftsZ gene encoding cell division protein FtsZ produces the protein MSNLPEDDIRIHYHDEVPRGAKIKVIGVGGGGNNAVNRMIAAKVEGVEFIAANTDVQALTTSLAPVKLQLGVKLTSGLGAGANPDVGRRAALEDSDKIIEALEGADMVFVTAGLGGGTGTGAAPVIASLASEMGALTVAVVTRPFGFEGKRRMTQAERGLQELLESVDTVIVIPNEKLLAVAKDAGFFESFRIADDVLRQGVQGISDIITIPGVINRDFADVKTTMAGMGYAVMGTAVRAGQNRAVEAAMAAMASPLLESGAIDGARGILINITGSSSLKLNEVNEASTIIQNAAHEDANIIFGAVQDESMGEEVKITVIATGFKQQEMPARRERMLAEATLPTVRYEMPIEPRISVSRPTMPKFLSEEPAKPEPRPLAAEPKEIAFTPEPQAKAPELVPVPASVFDDDFFQATPVRAVPRPLEEPTRVETGVRESAYFSTAENVQVDGPAVEAAARVPFSAAAQPDPAESDELDIPAFLRRSH
- a CDS encoding PadR family transcriptional regulator — translated: MAIGEFEYLLLAVASSLGEDAYGASIRKRLMAYGYPRSVGAIQTGLDRLEKKGLITTRLGEPTAERGGRAKRMVQVTTAGTKAAVEFYDMIHTASCGVQWMENMR
- a CDS encoding alpha/beta hydrolase-fold protein is translated as MAIYLPPGYEVSHQRYPVIYVLQNGSYRGDFDQHHASAVFDQAIAKDVIPPSIVVAADFSTPLGPSWYVNSPITGNWDDFAVKELVPYVDANFRTLTSRSSRAIIGSYLGGYGALRLGILHPDIFGTVYAMHPVGTGSGVQVFTARPDWALLMSAMSIDQVKNAGFSTLFLTMFQAFLPNETNAPLYADLPMKGSSGSYAVDTERMKILRSRFFISELVPQHLEQIKELGAIKMDWSRNDAIYDHIYSNQAFTHLLNEYGIEHEAEEFNGVGDPYWGKQSRMLKEVLPFLAEHLQTDSK
- the greB gene encoding transcription elongation factor GreB; this encodes MRKGFTRRPKAEAPTVNHDKNYITPGGIERLKAERHFLLTRDRPAVVEVVAWAAGNGDRSENADYQYSKRRLRQIDGRVRFLTKRIEAAEVVDPEAPRTGQRATRAFFGATVRFANVAGAERVVSIVGTDEVNLDRNHISWASPLGRALMKAAEDDEVVLHAPGGTEVLTVLEVRYERISVEPFREPPESEV
- a CDS encoding YciI family protein; its protein translation is MPQYLVAIHHPDNYDPSVETEEMGRDIDVLNEEMNAAGARFFAGGLQSALRAKSLRKQSGGEVLITDGPYLETKEHIGGFWILQCANMDEAVAWGRKAVVACRSSVEVREFHFRPQNDSRA
- a CDS encoding dihydrofolate reductase family protein, encoding MRKLKIIEHISLDGVIQHSADDNDFPYSDWTAPYRTPAGRDAVLAAHGGNFDLLLGRRTYDSWSVYWPKVPSSPLSDGLNAAKKYIATHRPESLEWGPFEGLGPDIVEGVHRIKSQDGPDLILWGSSTLVSVLLERGLADEVLLLVYPVLLGTGKRFFAEGTPARSFELISTKAMPSGIVLNHYKVAGPLKTT
- a CDS encoding SPL family radical SAM protein, encoding MAKILNTAEPLFPILNQPSARLLTGIARHAFEATHADDGHLIEFRALKVRSILSRVASKRLNWMAWGINPYRGCEFACRYCYARYTHEFMAPAPGQPQPVGQPDFRDPITFERLIFLKQNAAWLLEQELRRHHPADHIAIGTATDPWQPIERRARITRSLLEVFGRHAGYNIGIVTKSRLILRDTDLLQEINRRNRLTVHITITTPDAELARKLEPRAPRPDLRLDTVRRLRQAGIATGILCSPLLPGITDTEEAIDRMARHAAEANASFFAASPLFLKPCSRPTYLSFVREHFPHLEADYHRRFDHADFASRNYAQHLSRIVAEARERYGLNRRWRDDPEESSESDNISLFAQNTSSAVDPRPRDPALQAPPLRKSAMSARVATQQRLFA
- the tsaE gene encoding tRNA (adenosine(37)-N6)-threonylcarbamoyltransferase complex ATPase subunit type 1 TsaE, which gives rise to MEKRFRTRSVTGTLALAERIAEILLPTPKLVVLRGELGTGKTTLVKGIAASLGAATEEDVTSPTFTLVHEYNGPKVKIYHLDLYRLETERELATLGLEEMISEPDALVLVEWGERFESIVSRMDAEIAMAHGENGGDEREMRVRWN